The Flavobacterium commune genome contains a region encoding:
- a CDS encoding DUF808 domain-containing protein — protein sequence MASGFFALLDDIAAIMDDVAVMSKVAAKKTAGILGDDLAVNAEKASGFVSSRELPVLWAIGKGSFINKLIILPIAFLLSAFSPMAIIIILVIGGLYLAYEGAEKIYEFLFHRHHSTAAITDETLSEEEILNLEKGKIKSAIVTDFILSVEIIIIALGTVIGEPLSKQIIVVSIIAIVATIGVYGIVALIVRMDEAGLKLIQLSSKEQSFTKSLGTVLVQALPKVIKSLSVIGTIALLLVAGGIFVHNIDFLHHFAPQLPAIIKEFTVGLVFGFVVLGIVNLLKKIFGKKQ from the coding sequence ATGGCATCAGGTTTTTTCGCACTATTAGATGATATCGCAGCAATTATGGATGATGTTGCGGTGATGAGTAAGGTGGCAGCTAAAAAAACAGCCGGTATTTTAGGCGATGATTTAGCAGTAAATGCCGAAAAAGCTTCGGGATTTGTTTCGTCAAGAGAACTTCCTGTTTTATGGGCTATTGGTAAAGGTTCCTTTATCAACAAATTAATTATTTTGCCCATAGCCTTTCTGTTAAGTGCTTTTTCACCAATGGCTATCATTATCATTTTAGTAATTGGAGGACTTTATCTGGCTTACGAAGGTGCCGAAAAAATATATGAATTTCTATTTCATCGCCACCACAGCACAGCGGCCATTACGGACGAAACCCTGAGCGAAGAAGAAATTTTAAATCTTGAAAAAGGAAAAATAAAATCGGCTATTGTAACTGATTTTATTTTGTCGGTCGAAATTATCATCATTGCACTAGGTACTGTAATTGGAGAACCTTTGAGCAAACAAATAATTGTGGTTTCTATAATTGCAATAGTTGCAACCATTGGGGTTTATGGTATTGTAGCGTTAATTGTCAGAATGGATGAAGCGGGTTTAAAACTAATTCAACTGAGTTCAAAAGAACAAAGTTTTACAAAATCCTTAGGTACTGTTCTGGTACAGGCTTTACCAAAAGTTATCAAAAGTTTATCGGTTATAGGGACAATTGCTTTACTTCTAGTTGCTGGCGGTATTTTTGTACACAATATTGATTTTTTACATCATTTTGCTCCACAATTACCAGCAATAATCAAAGAATTCACTGTTGGATTAGTCTTTGGATTTGTAGTATTAGGAATTGTAAATCTGTTGAAAAAAATCTTTGGCAAAAAACAATAA
- a CDS encoding phosphoribosyltransferase family protein has translation MSKNIILTNLEIKHKTKRIAYQIYETFIDEEEVVLAGIASNGYIFAEKIAQELKTISDLKILLCEVHIDKQNPNQAITTSIPAENYANKGLILIDDVLNSGTTLIYAVKHFLDVPLKKFKTAVLVDRNHKKYPVKADFKGISLSTSLLEHVRVEFDQDNDNYAWLS, from the coding sequence ATGAGCAAAAATATCATTCTAACCAACCTGGAAATTAAACACAAAACAAAACGTATTGCTTACCAAATCTATGAAACCTTTATAGACGAAGAAGAAGTGGTACTTGCCGGAATTGCCAGTAATGGCTATATATTTGCCGAAAAAATTGCTCAGGAATTAAAAACTATTTCCGACTTAAAAATCCTATTGTGTGAAGTGCACATTGATAAACAAAATCCTAATCAAGCCATAACAACTTCCATTCCCGCCGAAAACTATGCCAATAAAGGTTTGATTCTTATTGATGATGTGTTGAATTCTGGCACAACCTTAATTTATGCAGTAAAACACTTTTTGGATGTGCCATTAAAAAAATTCAAAACAGCGGTCTTAGTCGATCGAAACCATAAAAAATATCCTGTAAAAGCCGATTTTAAAGGGATTTCTCTTTCTACTTCTTTATTAGAACACGTTAGAGTAGAATTTGACCAGGACAATGATAATTATGCCTGGTTAAGCTAA
- a CDS encoding nitroreductase family protein, translated as MDILDLIQRRYTAKQYNATKSIPQEKIEDLKEILRLTPSSINIQPWKFTFVQNTEIKAKLAAVSMHNTEKINQAQLLVVFSVADDLDVFQKVVDNELPAFRRDWYNQMKASMPEADLKTWLAKQVYIALGVGLTASAALGLDSTAMEGIEADKYKDILNMNSHQPLFAMAVGYGAEEDFNRLETTPKSRRLLESVIESI; from the coding sequence ATGGATATTTTAGATTTAATTCAACGAAGATATACTGCCAAGCAATACAACGCTACTAAATCCATTCCGCAGGAAAAAATCGAGGATTTAAAAGAAATTTTACGCCTTACCCCTTCTTCCATCAACATCCAGCCCTGGAAATTTACTTTTGTACAAAATACCGAAATAAAAGCTAAATTAGCTGCTGTTTCGATGCACAATACCGAGAAAATCAACCAGGCGCAATTGTTAGTCGTTTTTTCGGTGGCAGATGATTTGGACGTTTTTCAAAAAGTAGTGGATAATGAATTGCCAGCATTTAGGAGAGACTGGTACAACCAAATGAAAGCAAGCATGCCGGAAGCCGATTTAAAAACCTGGCTGGCCAAACAAGTCTATATTGCTCTGGGGGTAGGTTTAACTGCCAGTGCTGCATTAGGACTGGATTCGACTGCTATGGAAGGTATTGAAGCAGATAAATATAAGGACATTCTCAATATGAACAGCCACCAGCCTCTTTTTGCTATGGCCGTAGGTTACGGTGCTGAAGAGGATTTCAACCGATTAGAAACAACACCAAAATCGAGAAGATTGCTGGAAAGTGTAATTGAATCAATCTAA
- a CDS encoding pirin family protein: MSNINLIIEERAADIGNFLVGRLLPFRQKRMVGPFIYIDHMGPVKMNERQNFDVLPHPHIGLSTLTFLFEGSIMHRDTLGNEVEIKPGEVNWMTAGKGIVHSERTPEYLRHSEKNMHGLQIWVALPKHLEQMEPEFFHIDSSEIPSWKEDDVEFKLVAGEAFGRKSNVPVYSPMYMLEIKSVTEKKLNIGQHLYGEAGLYILEGGIENDGSEYGPKQILVAKNSSLCGFTIKPNSTIYIFGGEAYPEERFIDWNFVATDKALIEQAKQNWTEQKFDKIKGETEFVPLPAYPKK; the protein is encoded by the coding sequence ATGTCTAATATCAACCTCATTATCGAAGAACGTGCTGCCGATATAGGCAACTTTCTGGTAGGCCGATTGCTGCCTTTTCGCCAAAAACGCATGGTGGGGCCTTTTATTTATATCGATCACATGGGTCCTGTAAAAATGAATGAACGCCAGAATTTTGATGTTTTGCCACATCCGCATATTGGTCTTTCTACACTTACCTTTTTATTCGAAGGCAGTATCATGCACCGCGACACTCTGGGGAATGAAGTCGAAATAAAACCGGGCGAAGTCAACTGGATGACCGCAGGAAAAGGCATTGTACACTCCGAACGCACTCCTGAGTATTTACGCCATTCCGAAAAAAACATGCACGGCTTACAAATTTGGGTTGCCTTACCCAAACATTTGGAGCAAATGGAACCAGAGTTTTTTCATATTGACAGCAGCGAAATTCCTTCGTGGAAAGAAGATGATGTCGAATTCAAATTGGTTGCAGGAGAAGCTTTTGGTAGAAAATCCAATGTACCGGTCTATAGCCCGATGTACATGCTGGAGATAAAATCGGTTACAGAGAAAAAATTAAATATTGGGCAACATCTGTATGGTGAAGCCGGTCTTTATATTCTGGAAGGCGGAATTGAAAACGACGGTAGCGAATACGGTCCTAAACAAATATTAGTGGCAAAAAACAGTAGCCTTTGTGGATTTACCATAAAACCCAATTCGACTATCTATATTTTTGGTGGTGAAGCCTATCCCGAAGAACGATTTATCGACTGGAACTTTGTTGCAACAGACAAAGCATTAATTGAGCAAGCCAAACAAAACTGGACGGAACAAAAATTTGACAAAATAAAAGGCGAAACCGAATTTGTTCCTCTTCCTGCGTATCCTAAAAAGTAA
- a CDS encoding PorP/SprF family type IX secretion system membrane protein, which produces MKIKLVIILISCFFYSNVKAQDPVFTQYFLVPETLNPAFTGYMETTYMGIIHREQWPDLNLKIDTDYAFINTWSDEMNSGLGVSFLNQRESATNYNFSQLNANYAYTVRVSDEWDFRPAIEVGFGSKSFAFQNLLLEDQINIRTGINNSTSIDPALRNDKVGFFDIGAAMVFNTEDLWIGLSMKHLNKPNIAFNKDGNVPLNTFFSLSTGYEFLLADYIDVQFFPYATKMFATANYMQQGRYNRLDIGASILFEKMFFGATAVTNPAKNGIDGHLLTSMNFFTGLQYDHLRFGLSYDMNTTKIGKTGGVYELSLTYQFNLDKKCFGCPNYIGR; this is translated from the coding sequence ATGAAAATTAAATTAGTTATTATCTTGATTTCGTGTTTCTTTTATTCGAATGTTAAAGCACAGGATCCTGTTTTTACTCAATATTTTTTAGTTCCTGAAACCTTAAATCCGGCTTTTACCGGCTATATGGAAACTACTTACATGGGAATTATTCACAGAGAACAATGGCCTGATTTGAATTTAAAAATTGATACCGATTATGCGTTTATCAATACCTGGAGCGACGAAATGAACAGCGGACTGGGAGTTAGTTTTTTAAACCAAAGGGAGAGTGCTACCAATTATAATTTCTCGCAGTTGAATGCTAACTATGCTTACACAGTTCGAGTAAGTGACGAATGGGATTTTAGACCTGCAATCGAAGTAGGGTTTGGATCCAAATCTTTTGCTTTTCAGAATTTACTTTTAGAAGACCAAATTAATATTCGAACCGGGATTAACAATTCAACTTCAATAGATCCGGCATTAAGAAATGATAAGGTAGGTTTTTTTGATATTGGAGCAGCTATGGTTTTTAACACCGAAGATTTATGGATTGGTCTTTCTATGAAACACCTCAATAAACCCAACATTGCTTTTAATAAAGATGGAAACGTACCTTTGAATACCTTTTTCTCATTGAGTACAGGATACGAATTTCTTTTGGCAGATTATATCGACGTCCAATTTTTTCCTTATGCTACTAAGATGTTTGCAACGGCTAACTATATGCAGCAAGGTCGTTACAATCGTTTAGATATTGGTGCTTCCATACTATTCGAAAAGATGTTTTTTGGTGCTACTGCGGTTACTAATCCTGCTAAAAATGGTATAGACGGTCATTTGTTAACTTCCATGAATTTCTTTACAGGATTGCAGTACGATCACTTACGATTTGGACTTTCGTATGATATGAATACTACCAAAATAGGAAAAACAGGTGGTGTTTATGAATTGTCTTTGACTTATCAGTTTAATTTGGACAAAAAGTGTTTTGGTTGCCCTAATTATATTGGAAGATAA
- a CDS encoding FKBP-type peptidyl-prolyl cis-trans isomerase: protein MNKFKYYFILIITSLSLFSCSKDDNSSIEEVPLRDFQEQFTIDSIAIKEYLETYYIDIADPNFADNDVIIKKITNSGTQPSIMSYLNSSTFPKLLKKTVELHEITYEIYYLVLREGVGEKPTNVDEVLTSYRGDYLYRTVAKEAVPASGDTPAQPAVPSELLASQFEVLRYPQSFFNLTGVITGWSEVFPEFRTGDTPVSNGDGTVTHTNYGAGVMFLPSGLAYYSSGQGSIPSYSPLVFSFKLYAVKRSDLDNDGIPSYLEDIDGDGYLRVTETDDSDKDGIPDYLDIDDDGDKFTTRSEITINGVVTPFASIPDCSGNTTNSSRKKKHLDSACH, encoded by the coding sequence ATGAACAAATTTAAGTATTATTTTATTTTAATAATTACAAGCCTCTCTTTATTTTCATGTTCGAAAGACGATAATTCTTCTATTGAAGAAGTACCTCTTAGAGATTTTCAAGAACAGTTTACAATAGATAGTATTGCTATCAAAGAATACTTGGAGACTTATTATATAGATATTGCGGATCCTAATTTTGCTGATAATGATGTAATAATTAAAAAAATTACAAATTCTGGTACTCAACCATCCATAATGTCATATTTGAACAGCAGTACTTTTCCTAAATTATTGAAAAAAACTGTTGAATTACACGAAATAACATACGAAATCTATTATCTAGTTTTAAGAGAAGGAGTAGGAGAGAAACCAACTAATGTCGATGAGGTTTTGACATCCTACAGAGGAGATTATTTGTATCGTACAGTTGCTAAAGAAGCTGTGCCTGCTTCAGGTGATACTCCAGCACAACCAGCTGTGCCTTCTGAGCTTTTAGCAAGTCAATTTGAAGTACTAAGATACCCGCAATCTTTTTTTAATTTAACAGGTGTTATAACGGGTTGGAGCGAAGTTTTCCCTGAATTTAGAACAGGAGATACTCCTGTTTCAAATGGAGATGGAACAGTAACGCATACTAATTATGGGGCAGGAGTGATGTTTTTGCCTTCGGGATTAGCTTATTACAGTTCAGGGCAAGGGTCTATACCAAGTTATTCTCCATTGGTTTTTAGTTTTAAATTGTACGCAGTTAAAAGATCTGATTTAGATAATGACGGAATTCCTTCTTATCTAGAAGATATTGATGGTGATGGCTATTTAAGAGTTACTGAAACTGATGATTCTGATAAAGACGGCATTCCTGATTATTTGGATATTGATGATGATGGAGATAAATTTACTACCAGATCAGAAATAACAATAAATGGTGTTGTTACTCCTTTTGCATCAATTCCTGATTGTAGTGGGAATACAACTAATTCAAGCAGAAAGAAAAAGCATTTAGATTCAGCTTGTCACTAA
- a CDS encoding RNA-binding S4 domain-containing protein → MRIDKYLWCVRYYKTRNMVTEACKKNHITVNGVVAKPSKEVFPTDKITFRKDQITQIITVLDIPENRVGAKLVDIYRRNDTPAEVYQHLELLKLSKEHYRKTGTGRPTKKDRRDIDDYGNEIHHEDEED, encoded by the coding sequence ATGCGAATAGATAAATATTTATGGTGTGTCCGATATTACAAAACCCGAAATATGGTTACGGAGGCCTGTAAAAAAAATCACATCACTGTAAATGGCGTGGTTGCAAAGCCCTCAAAAGAAGTTTTTCCTACCGATAAAATCACTTTTAGAAAAGACCAAATTACACAAATCATCACAGTTCTGGACATTCCCGAAAATCGTGTGGGTGCAAAACTCGTTGATATTTATCGAAGAAACGATACGCCTGCCGAAGTCTATCAGCATTTGGAATTATTAAAATTATCCAAAGAACATTATCGAAAAACAGGAACAGGACGACCAACTAAAAAAGACCGAAGGGATATTGACGACTACGGAAACGAAATTCATCATGAAGACGAAGAAGATTAA
- a CDS encoding DUF4870 domain-containing protein translates to MNPDKEGKNIAIISYFTIIGAIIALFMNADKKSPFASFHIRQALGIFLSFFLIGYFIGYFDSWTISSAFYLFYFILWIYGFMGALQGQMKPIPILGEQFQKIFKNV, encoded by the coding sequence ATGAATCCAGATAAAGAAGGTAAAAACATAGCCATCATTAGCTATTTCACTATTATTGGAGCAATCATTGCTCTTTTTATGAACGCCGATAAAAAAAGTCCTTTTGCTTCTTTCCATATCCGTCAGGCCTTGGGTATCTTTCTATCCTTTTTTTTAATTGGATATTTTATTGGATATTTTGATAGTTGGACGATTTCATCCGCTTTTTATTTGTTTTATTTCATCCTTTGGATCTATGGATTTATGGGAGCTTTACAAGGACAAATGAAACCAATTCCAATTTTAGGAGAACAATTCCAAAAAATATTTAAAAACGTTTAG
- a CDS encoding alpha/beta hydrolase, whose translation MNLSLEYLIREPKIKSEKNPLLLLLHGYGSNEADLFSFASELPEEYYVISARAPYDLQYGSYAWYAINFDANENKFSDHEQAKLSRDLIAKFIEELVANYPIDEKNITLLGFSQGAILSNAIALSHPDKVQKVIALSGYISEPIFEENYKNNDFSNLKIFAAHGTVDQVIPIEWARKTKAFLDNLAVKSVYHEYPIGHGVSPQEFNDFKNWLIKE comes from the coding sequence ATGAATTTATCCCTAGAATACCTCATCAGAGAACCAAAAATAAAATCAGAAAAAAATCCTTTATTGCTTTTATTACACGGTTACGGAAGCAATGAAGCCGACTTATTCTCCTTTGCCTCTGAATTACCGGAAGAATATTATGTTATTTCGGCTCGTGCTCCTTATGACTTGCAATACGGAAGTTATGCCTGGTATGCTATTAATTTTGATGCCAATGAAAACAAATTCTCTGACCACGAACAAGCAAAATTATCTCGTGATTTAATTGCAAAATTCATCGAAGAATTAGTTGCTAATTATCCTATTGATGAAAAGAACATCACTCTTTTAGGCTTCAGCCAGGGTGCTATTTTAAGTAATGCTATAGCATTGTCACACCCTGATAAAGTTCAAAAAGTAATTGCTTTGAGCGGTTATATTAGCGAACCCATATTTGAAGAAAATTATAAAAACAATGATTTCTCTAATTTAAAAATATTCGCAGCCCACGGAACAGTCGATCAGGTAATTCCAATAGAATGGGCACGAAAAACCAAAGCTTTTTTAGACAATTTAGCAGTAAAATCTGTTTATCACGAATATCCAATTGGTCACGGAGTTTCACCTCAGGAATTTAACGACTTTAAAAACTGGTTGATAAAGGAGTAA
- a CDS encoding shikimate kinase: MKKIILLGYMGCGKSTIAKELSKKLEIPFIDLDEFIEEKVKMTIKTIFAEKGEIHFRRLEHECFVELLNLPEAVIIGLGGGTPCYANNHELLKREDVESIYLKASIDTLVVRLSLNKSNRPLIANKNDVEMKEFIATHLFERSYYYNQAQHSVVVDQRTIAQTVEDILAILA; the protein is encoded by the coding sequence ATGAAGAAAATTATACTGTTGGGTTATATGGGTTGCGGAAAGTCAACTATCGCCAAAGAATTGTCTAAAAAACTGGAGATTCCTTTTATCGATTTGGATGAATTTATCGAAGAAAAGGTAAAAATGACCATCAAAACCATATTTGCCGAAAAGGGAGAAATCCATTTTAGGAGGTTAGAACATGAATGTTTTGTGGAATTACTGAATCTTCCCGAAGCAGTTATTATCGGATTAGGAGGGGGAACCCCTTGTTATGCCAATAATCATGAATTATTAAAAAGAGAAGATGTAGAGTCTATTTACCTAAAAGCCTCTATAGATACCCTGGTAGTTAGATTATCCTTAAATAAAAGCAATAGACCCCTTATCGCAAACAAAAACGATGTCGAGATGAAAGAGTTTATTGCTACTCATTTATTTGAAAGAAGTTATTATTACAATCAGGCGCAACATAGTGTTGTTGTAGATCAAAGAACTATTGCGCAGACAGTGGAGGATATTTTGGCAATTTTAGCTTAA